One genomic segment of Hordeum vulgare subsp. vulgare chromosome 2H, MorexV3_pseudomolecules_assembly, whole genome shotgun sequence includes these proteins:
- the LOC123429130 gene encoding bisdemethoxycurcumin synthase-like: MGMRQHGEGPAAMLAIGTANPTNLLPQDVFADNFFRMTKSDHLTQLKEKMNRICEKTGIEKRHFHLTEDTLGVHPEFLDRDLPSLDARIEMAATAVPKLAQSAATKAIAEWGRPATDITHLVFSTYSAWEAPSADLKLATLLGLPPTVCRTILSLHGCYGGGRALHLAKELAENNRGARVLVACAETTLVCLGSPDGANLVGYALFGDGAGAVIVGAGPFGEGERPLFEMVSATQTTIPRTEHVLGMQATAGGIDFHLAIQVPMLIGQNVERCLLDAFGDDAPCDWNELFWAVHPGGRPILDNIDTVLKLDTGKLAASRHVLREYGNMSGATIVFVLDELRRRRKEEDNGHLLPEWGAMLAFGPGITIETMVLRSPR; this comes from the exons ATGGGCATGCGGCAGCACGGGGAAGGCCCTGCGGCGATGCTCGCCATCGGCACGGCGAACCCGACGAACCTCCTACCCCAAGACGTGTTCGCCGACAACTTCTTCCGCATGACCAAGAGCGACCACCTCACTCAACTCAAGGAAAAGATGAACAGAATCT GTGAGAAAACGGGCATCGAGAAGCGCCACTTCCACCTGACCGAGGACACACTTGGCGTGCACCCGGAGTTCCTCGACAGGGACCTGCCATCCCTCGACGCTCGCATAGAGATGGCCGCCACCGCCGTGCCAAAGCTCGCGCAGTCGGCCGCGACGAAGGCCATCGCCGAGTGGGGTCGCCCGGCCACCGACATCACCCACCTCGTCTTCAGCACCTACTCCGCGTGGGAGGCACCCAGCGCCGACCTCAAGCTCGCCACGCTCCTCGGCCTCCCTCCCACCGTCTGCCGCACCATCCTCAGCCTCCACGGCTGCTACGGCGGCGGCAGGGCGCTCCACCTCGCCAAGGAGCTCGCCGAGAACAACCGCGGGGCGCGGGTCCTCGTGGCCTGCGCCGAGACGACGCTTGTCTGCCTCGGTAGCCCCGACGGGGCCAACCTTGTTGGCTACGCCTTGTTTGGGGATGGTGCCGGTGCCGTCATCGTCGGCGCCGGCCCCTTCGGCGAAGGCGAGCGCCCGCTGTTCGAGATGGTCTCCGCCACGCAGACCACGATCCCGAGGACCGAGCACGTGCTGGGCATGCAGGCCACGGCGGGCGGCATAGACTTCCACCTCGCCATCCAGGTGCCGATGCTGATCGGGCAGAACGTCGAGCGGTGCCTCCTCGACGCCTTTGGTGACGACGCTCCTTGCGACTGGAACGAGCTCTTCTGGGCGGTGCACCCAGGTGGCCGTCCCATCCTGGATAACATAGACACGGTGCTCAAACTGGATACCGGTAAATTGGCGGCCAGCCGGCATGTGCTCCGCGAGTACGGGAACATGAGCGGTGCCACCATCGTCTTCGTGCTTGACGAGCTGCGCCGGCGTCGCAAGGAGGAGGATAATGGCCACCTGCTGCCGGAGTGGGGCGCCATGCTCGCATTCGGGCCAGGAATCACCATCGAGACCATGGTGCTGCGCTCTCCACGCTGA